The following coding sequences lie in one Thalassoglobus polymorphus genomic window:
- a CDS encoding AAA family ATPase — MKARENPFRVDRVHALPFEFENDSFNLFYSRLKAAHFRGAIIGPHGTGKTTLLNELQNQLQQAGIPYKALRLMDDGRDSNKVRIQEWLDSSSKEMVLILDGAGLLNFWDWQRVKRKTKRFAGLLITAHKPGRLPTLIELQPSVKTLIRLVRNLEIKQSIPDDRLHELFQTCNGNLRDCLRKLYDQYAEGTGEK; from the coding sequence ATGAAGGCCCGTGAGAATCCATTTCGTGTCGATCGCGTCCACGCCCTCCCCTTCGAGTTCGAAAACGATTCCTTTAACCTCTTCTACTCAAGGTTAAAAGCAGCCCATTTCCGTGGAGCGATCATCGGGCCACATGGCACAGGCAAAACAACTCTGTTGAACGAGTTGCAAAACCAACTGCAGCAAGCAGGGATTCCATACAAGGCCCTCCGCTTAATGGATGACGGACGAGACAGCAACAAAGTTCGAATTCAAGAATGGCTCGACTCTTCCAGCAAAGAGATGGTCCTCATTCTCGACGGCGCAGGGCTCTTGAACTTTTGGGACTGGCAGAGAGTGAAGCGAAAAACGAAACGATTCGCAGGCTTGTTAATCACAGCACACAAACCAGGGCGTCTCCCCACACTGATTGAGCTTCAACCAAGCGTGAAAACGTTAATTCGTCTCGTCAGAAACTTAGAGATCAAACAGAGCATCCCGGACGACAGGCTCCACGAACTCTTCCAAACCTGCAACGGAAATCTACGAGATTGCCTTCGCAAACTTTACGACCAGTATGCAGAAGGAACGGGAGAAAAATGA
- a CDS encoding MBL fold metallo-hydrolase, with product MRVEFLGTGGFHPSEQRHTACLMLPELGLIFDAGTSAFRVEKHVETASLDLFLSHAHLDHICGLTYLITLPLLGKVEQIRLHARTEILNAVKTQLFSEQVFPVPPPFEFCEIQDKGELQLPSGQQLEWMKLNSHPGGSTAFKVHLEEGVFAYVTDTTVDGSYTEFIRGAETLVHECYFPDSKSDWANQTGHTHSTALATLAKDAQVGRLIIVHTDPQDKSGDPIGIDEMRAIFPNTIIAEDKTSLELNK from the coding sequence ATGCGAGTCGAATTCCTGGGAACGGGTGGCTTCCACCCGAGTGAACAACGTCACACTGCCTGCCTGATGCTCCCTGAACTCGGGCTGATCTTCGATGCCGGAACGAGCGCATTTCGAGTCGAAAAACATGTCGAGACAGCCTCGCTCGACCTCTTTCTCTCCCACGCTCACCTCGATCATATTTGCGGATTGACCTACCTCATCACATTGCCGCTACTTGGAAAAGTGGAGCAGATACGACTCCATGCCCGCACTGAAATTCTGAACGCAGTGAAAACTCAGCTTTTTTCCGAGCAAGTCTTTCCCGTCCCTCCGCCATTCGAATTTTGTGAAATCCAAGATAAGGGAGAACTCCAACTCCCCTCCGGCCAGCAACTCGAATGGATGAAACTGAACAGCCACCCCGGAGGATCAACCGCATTCAAAGTGCACTTGGAGGAGGGAGTCTTCGCATACGTGACCGACACCACTGTGGACGGATCGTATACTGAATTTATCAGGGGAGCCGAAACACTGGTCCATGAGTGCTACTTTCCAGATTCCAAATCTGACTGGGCAAACCAAACCGGACATACACACTCCACCGCTTTGGCAACACTGGCGAAGGATGCCCAGGTGGGAAGATTGATCATCGTGCACACGGACCCTCAAGATAAGTCCGGTGACCCGATTGGAATTGATGAAATGCGGGCCATCTTTCCCAACACCATCATCGCCGAGGACAAAACATCTCTCGAGCTGAACAAATGA
- a CDS encoding purine-nucleoside phosphorylase — translation MLELFNQIQEACTTIRSKWDKVPHAGIVLGTGLGGFSGEIDIEAEFDYEEIPHFLKSTATSHRGRLICGELCGIPVMAMEGRHHMYEGYPLKQITLPIRVFKEMGASLLIGSNAVGGLNPFYQCGDIMVIDDHINLMGDNPLIGINDDRLGPRFPDMSAPYDQKLGDYALEIARKENFAAHKGVFVGIAGPNLETRAEYRFLRQIGSDAVGMSTIPEVIVAVHSGLRTIALSVITDMCFPDALKPACVEEIIAIANEAEPKLRVIVKGILKHDAENVS, via the coding sequence ATGCTAGAACTTTTTAATCAAATTCAAGAAGCCTGCACAACGATTCGTTCAAAGTGGGACAAAGTTCCACACGCAGGAATCGTCCTTGGAACCGGATTAGGAGGTTTCTCCGGGGAAATCGACATTGAAGCAGAATTCGATTACGAAGAGATTCCACATTTCCTCAAATCGACAGCGACCAGCCACCGAGGCCGGTTGATCTGTGGAGAGTTGTGCGGAATCCCAGTGATGGCGATGGAAGGTCGACATCACATGTACGAAGGGTATCCCCTCAAGCAGATCACTCTCCCGATTCGAGTCTTCAAAGAGATGGGGGCGTCTCTCTTAATTGGTTCAAATGCTGTGGGGGGGCTTAACCCCTTCTACCAGTGTGGAGACATTATGGTCATTGATGACCATATCAATCTCATGGGCGACAACCCTCTCATCGGGATCAACGACGACCGCCTCGGTCCACGCTTCCCTGACATGAGCGCCCCATACGACCAGAAGTTGGGTGATTACGCTCTGGAAATCGCTCGGAAAGAAAACTTCGCCGCACACAAGGGAGTGTTTGTCGGAATCGCCGGGCCGAATCTCGAAACACGAGCAGAATACAGATTCTTACGACAGATCGGCTCTGACGCAGTCGGAATGTCGACCATTCCCGAGGTGATCGTGGCTGTTCATTCGGGGCTTCGCACCATCGCATTATCAGTCATCACCGACATGTGCTTCCCCGACGCATTGAAACCTGCCTGCGTGGAAGAAATCATCGCCATTGCCAACGAAGCCGAACCAAAGTTGCGTGTGATCGTCAAAGGAATCCTGAAACACGACGCTGAAAATGTCAGCTAG
- a CDS encoding serine/threonine protein kinase, with protein sequence MTDSKSKLPEDESNHSDSNPAKETQPASEETAAMQIPGNPQGKKLPQTDTVLGDFRLLRKLGKGGMAEVWLAEQESLKRNVALKLLRPTLTEDHTYVARFQTEAKAAAGLNHPNIVQVYTVGERNGQYFIAQEYVQGQTLKSFIQKKGALDVNVALAIMRQVASALQVANERGIVHRDIKPENIMLNRKGEAKVADFGLAQLQGGEQNLTQEGVTMGTPLYMSPEQVNGKKLDQRSDIYSFGITCYHMLAGRPPFEGENAVSVAVKHLHEPPKPLQEIRSDLPAALCKVVARMTSKKPEDRYDSAQAVLVDVRKIAKALKTGEDVDHLVGSPENTSASFPVKKPALVLPLLCLLVALGGAGMGLMMKKSIAEVDPDAIDSSIPKKDTAREQYKHAMLRYDDEDAFKAVIHRFPTDRVWTPKAHEQLAMMYLRNSSRHAEAREQLRILKTQYGPSEKAKAQIGEAYLSAIDGEYRAPSATLSQLDSEIQEHISGSWEQRVEDIREMIQQLEEKQKPGT encoded by the coding sequence ATGACCGACTCCAAGTCGAAGCTCCCTGAGGATGAATCAAATCACTCAGACTCCAACCCTGCAAAAGAAACGCAGCCAGCAAGTGAGGAGACCGCAGCGATGCAAATCCCCGGGAATCCTCAGGGAAAAAAGTTGCCGCAAACGGATACCGTTCTTGGAGACTTCAGACTCCTTCGCAAGTTGGGCAAAGGGGGGATGGCAGAGGTATGGCTGGCGGAGCAGGAGTCCCTCAAGCGGAACGTCGCCTTAAAACTCCTCCGCCCGACACTTACTGAAGATCACACGTACGTCGCCCGATTTCAGACGGAAGCAAAAGCGGCAGCCGGTTTGAACCATCCTAATATTGTTCAGGTCTACACAGTCGGCGAGCGAAATGGTCAGTACTTCATTGCTCAGGAGTATGTGCAGGGGCAAACGCTGAAAAGCTTTATTCAGAAGAAAGGCGCTTTGGATGTCAACGTGGCGCTGGCCATCATGCGGCAAGTCGCCTCTGCATTACAAGTTGCGAATGAGCGGGGGATTGTTCATCGGGATATCAAACCTGAGAACATTATGCTGAACCGAAAGGGAGAAGCAAAAGTTGCTGACTTCGGCTTGGCACAACTTCAAGGTGGTGAACAAAACTTGACGCAAGAAGGCGTCACCATGGGGACTCCTCTTTATATGAGCCCCGAGCAAGTCAACGGAAAGAAACTCGATCAGCGCAGCGATATCTATTCCTTTGGGATTACCTGCTACCACATGCTCGCTGGTCGTCCGCCATTCGAGGGTGAGAACGCCGTGAGCGTCGCGGTGAAACACTTGCACGAACCGCCAAAGCCCCTTCAGGAGATTCGCTCCGACCTTCCTGCGGCACTCTGCAAGGTGGTCGCCCGGATGACTTCCAAAAAACCGGAAGATCGCTACGACAGTGCCCAGGCTGTCCTGGTAGATGTTCGCAAGATTGCCAAAGCACTCAAGACCGGAGAGGATGTTGATCATCTGGTTGGATCTCCTGAGAACACCAGTGCTTCATTCCCGGTGAAAAAACCTGCGCTGGTCTTACCGCTGCTTTGTCTGCTTGTCGCATTGGGTGGAGCAGGAATGGGCCTCATGATGAAGAAGTCGATCGCTGAGGTCGATCCCGATGCGATCGACAGCTCAATTCCAAAGAAGGACACCGCACGCGAGCAGTACAAGCATGCAATGCTCCGATATGATGATGAAGACGCATTTAAGGCGGTCATTCATCGGTTTCCAACCGATAGGGTTTGGACTCCGAAAGCCCACGAGCAACTTGCGATGATGTACCTCAGAAACTCTTCGCGGCACGCTGAAGCGCGCGAGCAGCTGCGAATTCTGAAAACTCAATACGGTCCGTCAGAAAAAGCCAAAGCCCAGATCGGTGAAGCCTACTTAAGTGCGATCGATGGTGAATATCGAGCCCCAAGCGCTACGCTCAGTCAACTTGACTCGGAAATCCAGGAGCATATTTCTGGCAGTTGGGAACAACGTGTCGAAGATATTCGTGAGATGATTCAACAACTCGAAGAAAAGCAAAAGCCAGGAACGTAA
- a CDS encoding class I SAM-dependent methyltransferase has translation MTDVIEGSLYDFPKYYDLLFGFDWKAECDFLEQCFQEYAKVKVQRLFEPACGTGRLLIKLAQRGYAVAGNDLNPHAIKYCNDRLKRYGFDESAVVGDMSDFKVKKKFHAAFNMINSFRHLETEKQATSHFQCMADGLTKGGLYILGVHLIPTDGPRMENESWVARRGNLQVNSHMWCKELDLKGRNEKLGMNLDIYTPTSHQQIQDEMNYRTYTAKQMATLLARVPELEIAAVHDFCYEMETTIEIDETSEDVVYILRKR, from the coding sequence ATGACTGATGTGATTGAAGGGAGTCTGTACGACTTCCCGAAGTATTACGACCTCCTCTTTGGCTTCGACTGGAAAGCCGAGTGCGACTTCCTGGAACAATGTTTTCAAGAATATGCCAAAGTCAAAGTTCAACGGCTCTTTGAGCCTGCCTGTGGAACGGGGCGGTTGCTGATCAAACTGGCACAGCGAGGGTATGCCGTTGCAGGGAACGACTTGAATCCTCATGCGATCAAGTATTGTAATGATCGGTTGAAGCGGTATGGCTTTGATGAGTCAGCCGTGGTGGGAGACATGAGTGATTTCAAAGTGAAGAAGAAATTCCATGCTGCCTTCAACATGATTAACAGTTTCCGTCACCTTGAAACTGAAAAGCAGGCGACGAGTCACTTTCAGTGCATGGCAGACGGTCTGACAAAAGGGGGCCTCTACATTCTCGGAGTTCATTTAATTCCGACCGATGGGCCACGAATGGAAAATGAATCGTGGGTTGCCCGGCGAGGCAACTTGCAAGTCAATTCGCACATGTGGTGCAAAGAACTTGACTTGAAAGGGCGTAACGAAAAACTGGGGATGAACCTCGACATCTACACGCCGACGAGCCATCAGCAGATTCAGGACGAAATGAACTATCGCACCTATACTGCCAAACAAATGGCGACGCTTCTCGCTCGTGTTCCCGAACTCGAAATCGCAGCTGTCCATGATTTCTGTTACGAAATGGAAACTACGATCGAAATCGACGAGACCTCCGAAGACGTCGTCTACATCCTCAGAAAACGATAG
- a CDS encoding TVP38/TMEM64 family protein, translated as MHHFRKLFILSFLFAVVAAIPFLILGESFEEQIKNWFTSDWSDSQRFSLIVGLLAVDIAIPIPSSAVSTYGGAVLGFVPATVASWIGMMLGSLSGFWGARILGPPLVSRFSKADDLESLERLNKKISLWIIAVARPLPILAEASILLLGSLRLPWTRLLLPLALSNLVIAAAYSAIGYWSVERDITFYVVLASMFFPLLLTWLVRRQLHSLFSDSTTSRVKP; from the coding sequence ATGCATCATTTCCGCAAACTGTTCATCCTCTCCTTTCTGTTTGCGGTCGTCGCTGCCATTCCATTTTTGATATTGGGTGAATCGTTCGAGGAGCAAATCAAAAACTGGTTTACCTCGGACTGGTCAGATTCTCAGCGATTTTCGCTCATCGTCGGGTTGCTTGCAGTTGATATCGCGATCCCGATTCCTTCGAGTGCGGTGAGTACATATGGCGGAGCGGTTCTCGGTTTTGTCCCAGCGACTGTCGCTTCATGGATCGGAATGATGCTCGGTTCACTCTCAGGTTTTTGGGGAGCCCGAATTCTCGGTCCGCCACTGGTTTCGAGGTTTTCGAAAGCTGATGATTTGGAGTCACTCGAACGGCTGAACAAAAAGATTTCCCTGTGGATCATTGCCGTCGCTCGGCCCCTTCCGATATTGGCTGAGGCGTCGATATTGTTGCTCGGTTCGCTGCGACTTCCTTGGACACGATTACTTCTCCCGTTAGCCCTGAGTAATCTGGTCATCGCTGCGGCGTATTCTGCGATTGGCTATTGGTCCGTTGAACGCGACATCACATTTTATGTCGTGCTGGCATCGATGTTCTTTCCGTTGCTGCTAACATGGCTTGTTCGACGGCAATTGCACTCATTATTTTCTGATTCGACAACGTCAAGAGTAAAACCATGA
- a CDS encoding MDR/zinc-dependent alcohol dehydrogenase-like family protein yields MKATLLQDSQLLYEPNYEPVPIESAIEVEVLQAGICETDLQLIQGYMGFAGVLGHEFVGIAKSGKYQGQRVAGEINCACGDCECCAQSLPNHCPNRTVIGILNHDGAFAERVWVPEENLHPIPDSVSDDQAVFVEPLAAAFQIPAQLDLSDFQNVIVLGDGRLGNLCAQVLQGYKKSPLVIGKHPEKLERLAKLGIDTELLSEVSETRFSDLVVDCTGSPSGLTTAYRLIKPRGTIVLKSTYAGDHSPNLAPIVIDELNLVGSRCGPFPMAIEALAASEIDVDRLVTSRFPIEESIKAFQVAQQKDQLKVILKVKDNDSDTE; encoded by the coding sequence ATGAAAGCTACTCTCCTGCAGGATTCTCAGCTTCTTTACGAGCCGAACTACGAACCTGTCCCAATTGAGTCTGCCATTGAAGTCGAAGTTCTTCAGGCCGGAATTTGCGAAACCGACCTGCAATTGATTCAGGGGTATATGGGGTTTGCGGGAGTTTTGGGGCACGAGTTTGTCGGGATTGCCAAGTCCGGAAAGTATCAGGGGCAGCGAGTTGCCGGAGAGATCAACTGTGCGTGTGGCGATTGTGAATGCTGTGCTCAGAGCCTTCCGAATCATTGCCCGAATCGAACCGTGATCGGAATATTGAATCACGATGGCGCCTTCGCCGAGCGAGTTTGGGTTCCGGAAGAAAATTTGCATCCGATTCCAGATTCGGTCAGCGACGATCAAGCTGTCTTTGTCGAACCGTTAGCCGCCGCTTTTCAAATCCCGGCTCAGCTCGACCTGAGTGATTTTCAGAACGTCATCGTTCTTGGGGACGGTCGACTCGGGAACCTTTGTGCACAAGTTCTTCAAGGCTATAAAAAGTCTCCACTGGTGATTGGGAAACACCCCGAGAAACTCGAACGCCTGGCAAAACTCGGCATCGATACCGAACTCTTAAGCGAAGTGAGCGAGACAAGATTTTCCGACCTCGTCGTGGACTGCACCGGATCGCCATCAGGGCTGACGACTGCCTATCGCCTCATCAAACCGCGCGGGACAATTGTTCTGAAATCAACCTATGCTGGAGACCATAGCCCTAACTTAGCCCCGATCGTGATTGATGAACTGAATCTGGTTGGCTCTCGCTGTGGTCCGTTTCCCATGGCAATTGAAGCACTCGCTGCGAGCGAAATTGACGTCGACCGCTTAGTCACTTCACGTTTTCCCATTGAAGAGTCCATCAAGGCATTTCAGGTCGCTCAACAGAAAGATCAGTTGAAGGTGATTCTCAAAGTTAAAGACAATGACAGTGACACAGAGTAA
- a CDS encoding DUF1501 domain-containing protein → MAVNSHASHAFSSWNPLSNEGVVVRSRRNMLKAGLAGVAGLSLPSLLQARELASKDGKPLSRKSVILLWMTGGPSHIDMWDMKPTRPAINRGPFSPIETSVPGIQICEHLPKQAAMMEDFSIIRSVDCRKSSHQPNQVMQTGHRDAAPRSNPKGDRYPAIGSIVAKHRGANVPGMPPYVVFQKHESHVAWGGWLGREYDPFDGNKAAILPKLDLVGKPLGGTSGAQLFGLPAGLNHDRLQNRRELLKDLDDLQRGLDQSNAMSALDSYGQQAYEMLLGGAAREAFDLSKEDPASREKYGDHLWAQQALLARRLVESGVSFVTIDLSYHTASGTWDNHGDNIPPYGGISRGLGPILPLYDHIVTTLVSDLKDRGLLDETLVISMGEFGRTPVMGTQGSTDGRNHWPNVMSMALAGGGLRHGQVIGATSKDGGEIKDRPVKPGDLAATIYRHMGVPLDTTYEDDQNRPRFAVQENGLPITELF, encoded by the coding sequence ATGGCTGTCAATTCTCACGCTTCGCATGCATTTTCCAGTTGGAATCCGCTCTCCAACGAGGGTGTCGTTGTCCGCAGTCGAAGGAACATGCTGAAAGCCGGGCTGGCCGGTGTCGCCGGGCTTTCCTTACCGAGCTTGCTACAGGCAAGAGAGCTTGCATCAAAAGATGGAAAACCGCTCTCACGAAAAAGTGTCATTCTTCTCTGGATGACTGGTGGTCCCAGCCATATCGACATGTGGGACATGAAACCGACACGTCCCGCGATCAACCGTGGCCCTTTCTCTCCCATCGAGACATCTGTCCCCGGTATTCAAATTTGTGAGCACTTGCCGAAGCAAGCTGCCATGATGGAAGACTTTTCAATCATCCGTTCGGTCGATTGTCGCAAGAGCAGCCACCAACCAAATCAGGTGATGCAAACCGGTCACCGCGACGCCGCTCCAAGGTCGAATCCCAAAGGAGATCGTTACCCCGCGATCGGTTCAATTGTCGCCAAACACCGAGGCGCAAATGTTCCTGGAATGCCTCCTTATGTCGTCTTTCAAAAGCACGAAAGTCACGTTGCATGGGGCGGCTGGCTCGGTCGTGAATACGATCCTTTCGATGGGAATAAGGCTGCCATTTTGCCGAAGCTTGATCTTGTCGGAAAACCGCTCGGAGGAACCTCTGGTGCACAACTCTTTGGGCTTCCAGCTGGGCTGAACCACGATCGGCTTCAAAATCGGAGAGAACTCCTCAAAGATCTGGACGACTTACAGCGAGGACTCGATCAATCCAACGCAATGAGTGCCCTCGACAGCTATGGGCAACAAGCCTATGAAATGCTCTTGGGTGGTGCGGCACGCGAAGCCTTTGATCTATCAAAAGAAGATCCCGCATCCCGAGAAAAATACGGTGACCATTTGTGGGCACAGCAAGCACTGCTGGCACGTCGCCTCGTCGAATCTGGTGTCAGCTTCGTGACGATCGATCTCAGCTATCACACCGCCTCCGGAACCTGGGACAATCACGGAGACAACATTCCGCCATACGGAGGGATCTCGCGCGGACTTGGTCCGATTCTTCCTCTGTACGATCACATCGTGACGACACTCGTCAGCGATCTCAAAGATCGCGGTCTCCTCGACGAGACACTTGTGATTTCCATGGGAGAATTCGGCCGGACCCCAGTCATGGGGACACAAGGCAGCACCGACGGTCGAAACCACTGGCCGAACGTGATGTCGATGGCGCTCGCCGGAGGAGGCCTGCGACACGGTCAAGTGATCGGAGCGACATCCAAAGATGGCGGCGAAATCAAAGATCGCCCTGTTAAGCCGGGCGACCTGGCAGCCACCATCTACCGCCACATGGGAGTCCCGCTCGACACCACCTACGAAGACGACCAAAACCGCCCACGCTTCGCCGTCCAAGAAAACGGCCTCCCAATCACAGAGCTATTTTGA
- a CDS encoding sialate O-acetylesterase encodes MKKTVHLTIMCMSTLVLLSTAAVAELKLPSIIGDNMILQREQDVPIWGWDDPGTQVTVSIGDQTASTKADSDGKWLVNLKSMKAGDGLEMKIKGTNEVALKNVAVGEVWLCSGQSNMEWIVRNSNNPQEEIAAANYPNIRHIKIPHTPMATPQENVKSSGWEATTPKTVPNFTAVGYFFGRMLHKELDVPIGLIGSNWGGTRIEPWTPPVGFKNVPALKNIADNLDSFPQRKANGAINHQSPLALYNGMIAPLVPYGIRGALWYQGESNRGEGMLYFEKKKALIEGWRSLWNKPEMPFYFVQLAPYKYRGSETALAEIQEAQTATLSIPHTGMAVTVDISNTADIHPRNKQDVGKRLALWALAKDYGKKGIVYSGPLYKSMKVDGNKIIVSFEHVGDGLTTRDGKAPSHFQIAGADGNYVDANASIQGNTVVVHADAVEAPKSVRYSWHQTDEPNLSNKNGLPASPFRAGEK; translated from the coding sequence ATGAAGAAAACCGTTCACTTAACGATCATGTGCATGTCGACGCTGGTATTGCTGTCGACGGCAGCTGTTGCTGAACTCAAGCTCCCCTCGATCATTGGGGACAATATGATTTTGCAGCGAGAACAGGATGTCCCGATCTGGGGCTGGGATGATCCCGGCACTCAAGTCACAGTTTCGATTGGCGACCAGACCGCCAGTACGAAAGCGGACAGCGACGGGAAATGGCTCGTCAACTTAAAATCGATGAAGGCTGGCGACGGCCTCGAAATGAAAATCAAAGGCACGAATGAAGTTGCCTTGAAAAACGTGGCTGTCGGTGAAGTCTGGCTTTGCTCTGGGCAATCGAACATGGAATGGATCGTCCGAAATTCAAACAACCCGCAAGAAGAAATCGCTGCCGCTAACTACCCCAACATTCGGCACATCAAAATCCCTCACACCCCGATGGCGACTCCGCAAGAGAATGTCAAATCATCAGGCTGGGAGGCAACGACTCCTAAAACGGTCCCAAACTTTACTGCCGTTGGATACTTCTTCGGTCGTATGCTTCACAAGGAACTCGATGTTCCAATCGGTCTGATCGGTTCCAACTGGGGTGGCACACGTATCGAACCCTGGACTCCCCCTGTCGGATTCAAAAATGTTCCGGCATTGAAAAACATTGCAGACAACCTCGACTCTTTCCCGCAAAGGAAAGCGAACGGTGCAATCAATCATCAATCACCGTTGGCACTTTACAACGGGATGATTGCTCCGTTGGTCCCATACGGAATTCGAGGCGCGCTCTGGTATCAGGGAGAATCCAACCGTGGCGAAGGGATGCTTTACTTTGAAAAGAAGAAAGCATTGATTGAAGGTTGGCGTTCCCTCTGGAACAAACCGGAAATGCCGTTTTACTTCGTGCAGTTGGCCCCATACAAGTACCGTGGAAGTGAAACAGCACTGGCGGAAATCCAGGAAGCACAGACAGCTACCCTTTCGATTCCACACACCGGGATGGCTGTCACGGTTGATATCTCAAACACAGCAGACATTCATCCACGAAACAAACAAGATGTCGGCAAGCGACTCGCCCTGTGGGCATTGGCGAAAGATTACGGCAAGAAAGGAATTGTCTACTCCGGACCGCTTTACAAATCGATGAAAGTCGACGGCAACAAGATCATCGTCAGCTTTGAACATGTGGGAGACGGCCTGACAACCCGCGATGGAAAAGCCCCATCACACTTCCAAATCGCCGGAGCAGATGGCAACTATGTGGACGCAAACGCAAGCATTCAAGGCAACACCGTTGTCGTCCATGCCGATGCCGTTGAAGCACCAAAATCGGTCCGCTACTCCTGGCATCAGACAGACGAACCCAACTTATCCAACAAGAACGGCCTGCCAGCCTCACCTTTCCGAGCCGGTGAGAAGTAA
- a CDS encoding N-acyl-D-amino-acid deacylase family protein — protein sequence MDADILLEAGLLYLGDGEKPEIGNVAIRGQKIVAVGKFLIGKVKVRVDCKGLSVSPGFIDLHNHSDRGISRDNTRSAMNYLTQGCTTMLTGNCGSGPIDVDKYYSRLDDLGIGVNVAHLIPQGAIRDEVIGDEKRKATPEEIEQMRELMAKGMQDGAWGMSTGLIYVPSSFADTEELIELAKVVGEHNGIYASHIRGEGTQLLASVKEAIQIGQEGNLPLHISHFKSSGKSSWGLVRTAVEIIQEAKAKGQPITADQYPYAASSTSLSATTIPSWARAGGRKKTLERLASDTKESRRIRESIERKIELTDNGHRIQISRHRPRPDWAGMRLDEIAEQENMTPYDLIIHIEENGGASIVNHSINEDDVRYVMTLPWVATASDGSARIPSDEVPHPRSYGTFPRKIGFYAIREQNIPIEHAVRSSTGLPADIMGMTDRGYLREGFAADVVVWNEKEFIDTATFTDPHRYADGMVFIYVNGVPAMTHGKVTGALAGKALRHPTK from the coding sequence GTGGACGCGGATATTCTGCTTGAAGCAGGACTGCTGTATCTGGGAGATGGTGAGAAGCCGGAAATTGGTAACGTTGCCATTCGCGGTCAAAAGATTGTTGCGGTTGGAAAATTCCTGATCGGGAAAGTGAAAGTCCGCGTGGATTGCAAAGGGCTCTCTGTGAGTCCCGGCTTTATCGATCTGCACAATCACAGCGACCGAGGCATTTCCCGCGACAACACTCGATCGGCAATGAATTATCTGACGCAAGGTTGCACGACCATGCTGACCGGAAACTGTGGCAGCGGACCAATTGATGTCGACAAATATTATTCCAGGTTGGATGACCTTGGAATCGGAGTCAACGTGGCACATCTGATTCCGCAAGGTGCGATTCGAGACGAAGTGATCGGCGACGAAAAGCGCAAAGCAACGCCGGAAGAAATCGAGCAGATGCGAGAGTTGATGGCAAAGGGAATGCAAGATGGAGCCTGGGGGATGTCGACTGGTCTCATCTACGTCCCCAGTTCTTTCGCCGATACCGAAGAGTTGATTGAACTTGCCAAAGTTGTTGGGGAACACAACGGAATTTATGCCAGTCACATTCGAGGCGAAGGAACGCAGCTTCTCGCATCGGTGAAAGAAGCGATTCAAATTGGACAAGAAGGCAATTTACCACTGCACATTTCTCATTTTAAATCGTCCGGAAAATCCTCGTGGGGACTCGTCCGAACCGCTGTCGAAATCATTCAGGAAGCGAAGGCAAAAGGTCAACCGATCACCGCCGATCAATACCCCTACGCTGCGTCAAGCACCTCCCTGAGCGCCACAACGATTCCGTCCTGGGCTCGTGCTGGTGGGCGAAAAAAGACATTGGAGCGTCTTGCCAGCGACACGAAAGAGAGTCGCCGGATTCGTGAATCGATCGAACGTAAAATCGAGTTGACCGACAATGGTCATCGTATTCAAATTTCGCGACACCGTCCGCGTCCTGATTGGGCGGGAATGCGGTTAGATGAGATTGCCGAGCAGGAAAACATGACCCCGTACGATCTGATCATTCACATCGAAGAGAACGGTGGAGCAAGCATCGTCAATCACAGCATCAACGAAGATGATGTCCGATATGTGATGACGCTCCCTTGGGTGGCGACCGCTTCGGATGGCTCCGCTCGAATCCCCAGTGACGAAGTCCCTCATCCGCGAAGCTACGGAACATTCCCTCGCAAGATCGGATTTTATGCGATCCGTGAACAGAACATTCCGATTGAACACGCCGTGCGAAGCTCGACCGGACTTCCGGCGGATATCATGGGGATGACAGATCGGGGATACCTGCGAGAAGGCTTCGCAGCCGATGTTGTGGTCTGGAACGAAAAAGAGTTCATCGACACAGCGACCTTCACCGACCCACATCGATACGCCGACGGGATGGTCTTCATTTACGTCAATGGAGTTCCCGCGATGACGCACGGAAAAGTGACTGGCGCATTGGCTGGAAAAGCTCTCCGACACCCAACAAAGTAG